In one window of Primulina tabacum isolate GXHZ01 chromosome 8, ASM2559414v2, whole genome shotgun sequence DNA:
- the LOC142552584 gene encoding uncharacterized protein LOC142552584, translating to MTSTHRTNLFRFSKKIYSIMATKNTSTATTSKPHKLQPQKQAITEQEKRIEEVLSFPILLSDQISEAVKESESFKFECSEVGKKVERLCQMLRSAARLASSATAGAPFYDRPLRRIAMDVSKNLEKSLTLVKKCRRRSVLRRVVIIVSATEFRKLLGFLDSSVADMTWVLSIFEAGGAGGGISLTLPPIASNDPIISWVWSFIASLHMGQLQDRIEASNELASLAKDNDRNKQIIVEEGGISPLLKLLKDSSSAEAQMAAASALQNLANDGERVRAIIDALGVPIIVQVLGGSSMKAQALVAKLVASMAEHCHLAQEDFARENMIRPLVTLLSFDLFMDDTKLKIGKQSIHSIIQINKEMEEKNLYKPGFGSSLSMQYSEGSGKGGNHRKDRENEKPEVKLALKISCAEALWMLARNSVPNSKRITETKGLLCLAKLVETEEGELQYKCLMTIMEITAAAESNPDLRMATFKTNSPAAKAVVDQLLRMIKDSDNSRLHIAAIRSIGSLAKTFPARETRVIRSLVEQLRNSNQDVMAEAAKSLGKFACPENFLCVEHSKTIIDFGGVPPLMKLLRGNENTQLHGLVLICYLAIHDGKNEDLERAGVLSAFEGLDRAIIAQHPELKELISQAIYHLSVFHQSHSGLLAQRQF from the coding sequence ATGACTTCTACGCATCGCACAAATCTTTTTCGTTTCTCCAAGAAAATATATTCGATTATGGCGACAAAAAATACTTCTACTGCAACCACATCAAAACCTCATAAACTGCAACCTCAGAAGCAGGCGATTACCGAACAAGAGAAGCGGATCGAAGAGGTTTTATCATTTCCAATCCTTTTGTCCGACCAGATTTCCGAAGCGGTTAAAGAATCCGAGTCTTTCAAGTTCGAGTGCTCTGAGGTTGGCAAGAAAGTCGAACGCCTCTGCCAGATGCTCCGCTCCGCCGCGCGCCTTGCATCCTCCGCCACTGCTGGAGCTCCATTCTACGACCGCCCCCTCCGCCGTATCGCAATGGACGTGTCCAAGAATCTTGAAAAGTCACTAACCCTAGTCAAGAAATGCCGACGGCGCAGCGTCCTACGCCGCGTGGTCATCATAGTGTCCGCCACTGAATTCCGCAAACTCCTCGGATTCCTCGACTCCTCTGTTGCTGATATGACATGGGTTCTCTCTATTTTCGAGGCCGGTGGCGCCGGTGGAGGTATCAGCCTTACTTTACCCCCCATTGCCAGTAACGACCCTATAATTTCTTGGGTTTGGTCTTTTATTGCTTCTTTACATATGGGTCAATTGCAAGACAGAATCGAGGCCTCAAATGAATTAGCTTCATTAGCTAAAGATAATGATAGAAACAAACAAATAATAGTTGAAGAAGGTGGAATTTCACCTTTGTTGAAGCTGTTAAAAGATAGTTCATCAGCTGAGGCGCAAATGGCCGCTGCCTCTGCACTTCAAAACTTAGCAAATGACGGGGAAAGGGTCCGAGCAATAATTGATGCTTTAGGGGTTCCAATAATTGTTCAAGTTTTAGGAGGTTCATCAATGAAAGCACAAGCATTGGTTGCAAAATTGGTAGCTTCAATGGCCGAGCATTGCCATCTTGCACAAGAGGATTTTGCTCGAGAGAATATGATTAGGCCACTCGTTACCTTATTGTCGTTTGATTTATTCATGGACGACACTAAGCTAAAAATTGGGAAGCAAAGCATACATTCTATCATCCAGATTAACAAGGAAATGGAGGAGAAGAATTTGTACAAGCCGGGATTTGGGTCGTCTTTATCTATGCAATACTCAGAAGGAAGCGGCAAGGGAGGGAACCATAGAAAGGATAGGGAGAATGAGAAACCAGAGGTAAAACTCGCTCTGAAAATTAGTTGTGCTGAAGCATTGTGGATGCTAGCTAGAAATAGTGTGCCAAATAGTAAGAGGATAACAGAGACAAAAGGGTTACTTTGTTTGGCTAAGCTTGTGGAGACAGAAGAAGGTGAACTGCAGTATAAATGCCTGATGACGATAATGGAGATAACTGCTGCAGCAGAGTCAAATCCTGACCTCAGAATGGCAACTTTTAAGACAAATTCACCAGCTGCAAAGGCAGTTGTCGATCAGCTGCTAAGGATGATCAAAGATTCTGATAATTCAAGGTTACACATAGCGGCTATAAGGTCAATAGGCTCATTGGCTAAAACCTTTCCGGCAAGGGAGACAAGGGTGATCCGTTCATTGGTCGAGCAACTGAGGAACAGCAATCAAGACGTGATGGCAGAAGCTGCTAAATCACTTGGGAAATTCGCTTGTCCTGAGAATTTTCTGTGTGTTGAGCACTCAAAGACTATTATCGATTTTGGAGGCGTTCCGCCTCTAATGAAGTTGTTGAGGGGAAATGAGAACACACAATTACATGGACTGGTTCTTATCTGTTACCTCGCCATTCATGATGGTAAGAATGAGGATTTGGAACGAGCGGGAGTTTTAAGTGCCTTCGAAGGGTTGGACCGTGCAATCATAGCCCAACATcctgaactgaaagaattgataTCCCAAGCGATATATCATCTTAGTGTGTTCCACCAGTCTCACTCTGGTTTACTTGCTCAACGACAGTTTTAA